A single region of the Schistocerca serialis cubense isolate TAMUIC-IGC-003099 chromosome 7, iqSchSeri2.2, whole genome shotgun sequence genome encodes:
- the LOC126412777 gene encoding uncharacterized protein LOC126412777, translated as MPKADNRNSHGDTNNDNNSYISSSSDAPLFGDGHDSDTDNDWNSCGDNDETSEASSGWLVGLKIEGTKLQRSSVPLLQMTQKKKQNEDLVKLRTCRPMVLPLNLSPGTKGKKGAHQEISEEEEIEEHRTGLC; from the exons atGCCCAAGGCTGATAACAGAAACAGTCATGGTGATACCAATAATGACAATAACAGTTATATTAGTAGTAGCAGTGATGCACCACTGTTTGGAGATGGTCATGATTCTGACACAGACAATGATTGGAATTCTTGTGGTGACAATGATGAAACCAGTGAGGCTtcttcaggttggttggttggtttaaagattgaagggaccaaactacaaagatCATCGGTCCCACTTCTTCAG atgacacagaagaagaagcagaacGAAGACCTGGTCAAATTGAGGACTTGCCGGCCAATGGTATTGCCCCTGAACCTCAGCCCAGGAACAAAGGGAAAGAAGGGAGCACACCAGGAAATCTCAGAAGAGGAAGAAATTGAGGAACATAGGACAGGCTTATGTTGA